GTACAACGACCGCTACGGGTACAACGAGGGCGACCGCGTCATCCGGATGCTCGCGCTGCTGCTGCACGACACCGTGAAGGGGATCTGTGGCGAACGCGGGTTCGTGGGGCACATCGGCGGCGACGACTTCCTGTTCATCGTGCCGCTGTCGGCGATGGCGGAAGTGTGCGGGACGATCGTGGAGACGTTCGAGACGCTCGTGCCCTACCAGTACCGCGAGACCGATCGGCGCGCGGGGTACTACTTCGGGAAGGACCGTCGTGGTAAGCTGCACCGCGTGCCGCTCATGAGTGTCTCGATCGGGGTCGTGACGACGGAGCGGCGCACCTTCACGCGCGCCGAACAGGTCAGCGCGCTCGCCTCGGAGATGAAGAGCTACGCGAAGGCGCAACCCGGCTCGGTGTTCTCGGTCGATCGACGACAGGACGTCGCGATCGGCGCGGCGCCGTCCACCCCGCAGTCGTCGGAGGAGTCGCCGTGAACGTCACGTGTCCGGACTGCCAGAGCGTCTTCAGGGTCGATCCGACGAAGGTGCCCGTCGGGGGCGTGCGCGCGCGGTGCTCGGTCTGCGGCGGGGTGATCGCGGTCGGCGTGACGCGTGCGACGCCGCCGCGGCCGGCAGCAGCCATCGCCGAGCAGACCGCGCCGCGCGTCCCGCAGACGGCAGTCTCCGAGCCGCACGCCGCGGACGCCCAGCAGGCGCCAGTTCAGCCGCCGAGCGCAGCGCCGGCTCCCGCCGAGGCCCCGCGCCGGGCCCCGACGCCGGCGGCACCGACGCCCGCGGTCCCGACGCCGGCCGCCCCGCGGCCGGCCGTCGAGCCACCGGCTGCACCGCGCGACACGCTCTGGCGGTCGCCGGATGCCGTCCCGGCCGCGCGCTTCGGCGCCGGCGCGCCGTCGGCCACCCCAGTGGCGCCGCGCGAGCACGATCAACCGCGGGTGCAGCGCACCCCGACGCCGACCGCGAGCATTCCCGCCACGCCGTCGCCTTCGCCGGCAGCCTCGGCCGGCCCGGCGATCCGCCGCCCGGTCAACCCGTACCTGTCCACGGACCCCGGGCAGAAGGCCCGGCGGCTCGCGCGCGCGCTCGTCTCCGACCTGGTCGCGTACCACCCGCAGCGCCGGGAAGAGGGGCTCCGCACCGGCGCGCTGAAGCAGCTCTTCCGCGAGGAGATCAAGAAGAGCTACGAGGAGTACGTGGAGCAGGTGGGCACCGAGCTCGCGGAGTCGACGCCGTACTTCCGCGACGCGCTCAACGACGTCCTCGCCGGGGGCCGGAAGGTCTTCTAGCCGGGCGCGGCGCCTTCCACGGCGCGCTATACTTCACGAGACCCGCGCAGCGACACGTCCGGGCCGCTCCCCTCGGGATGCGGCCCGGTTCGTTCTGCGCCACGGCAAGGATCGCGATCGAACGAGGAGACGAGGATGATCGACAACGAGCGTGGTCGGCAGCTCGAGCAGCAGTCGGAGCGGGTCTCCGAACTGCGGAGGTATCTTTGACGTCGACAGCCGACGTGAACGCCTGGAACGGCTCGACGCGCAGATGAGTGAGCCCGGCTTCTGGGACAACCAGGAGCGGGCGCAGGACGTCGTGAAGCAGGTGCGCGACCTGCGCGGCTGGCTGGAGCCCTACGACGCGCTCGCGAAGCGCGTGGAGGGCGCGGTGGAGCTGCGCGACCTGCTGGCGATGGAGCCCGACGCCGACATGGCGGCGGAGCTCGGTCGCGAGATCGACGGGATCGACGAGGAGCTCGCCGCGTTCGAGCTGCGCTCGCTGATGCAGGGCGCCGACGACTTCCGCGACGCGCAGCTGGAGATCAGCGCCGGCGCCGGCGGCACCGAGGCCCAGGACTGGGCGCAGATGCTCATGCGCATGTACACGCGGTGGGCCGAGCGGAAGGGCTTCGAGGTCGAGGTGCTCGACCTCTCCGAAGGCGAGGAGGCGGGGATCAAGGGCGCCGTGCTCGAGATCCGCGGCCAGTACGCGTTCGGGTTCCTGCGTGCCGAGACGGGCGTGCATCGGCTCGTCCGCATCTCGCCGTTCGACGCGAACGCGCGGCGCCACACGAGCTTCGCGTCGGTGTTCGTCTATCCCGTCGTGAACGAGGAGATCAACATCGAGATCCGCGACGAGGACATCAAGATGGACGTGTTCCGCGCGTCCGGCGCGGGCGGTCAGCACGTCAACAAGACCAGCTCCGCGGTGCGCCTAACGCACATCCCGAGCGGCGTCGTCGTCGCGTCGCAGCAGGAGCGGTCGCAGTTCAAGAACAAGGCGACCGCGATGAAGATGCTCAAGAACAAGCTGTACAACATCGAGCTGGAGAAGCAGCTCGCGGCGAAGGCGGCGCTCGACTCCACGAAGAGCGACGTGAGCTTCGGCAACCAGGCGCGCAGCTACGTCTTCCAGCCGTACACGATGGTGAACGACCACCGCACGGAGCTGAAGATCCCGGACGTGCAGAAGGTGATGGACGGCGGCATCGACCCGTTCATCGAGGCCTACCTGAAGGAGTTCGGCGCCGGCGCCGGCGCCGCGAGGTCGTCGTGAGCGTGGACGAATCGGTGGAGCGGCCGAACGGACCCGAGGAAGGGGGCGAGGAGCTGAGCCAGCTCCTCCGCGCCCGGCGCGAGAAGCTCGCCGCGCTGCAGGAGCGCGGGATCGAGCCGTTCGCGTACTCGTTCGAGCGGACGCACACGTCGGCGGACGCCATCACCGCATTCGAGGCGCTGGAGCGCGGCGGCGCGGCGGACGGCGCGGCGGTCGAGGGGCCCACGGCCCGACTGGCCGGCCGCCTAACGGCGTGGCGCTCGCAGGGCAAGACGGCGTTCGCGCACCTCGGCGACGCCGACGGACGCGTGCAGCTCTACTTCCGCCGCGACGTGCTCGGGGACGACGCGTTCGCCATGCTGCAGCAGCTCGTGGACATCGGCGACGTCGTCGGCGTCGAGGGCCCGATGTTCCGCACGCGCGCCGGCGAGGCGACGCTGCGCGCCGAGCGCGTGCAGCTGCTCGCGAAGTCGCTGCGCCCGCTGCCGTTCGCGAAGGAGCAGATCGTCGACGGACAGGTCGTGCGCTACTCGGGCTTCAAGGACCCCGAGCAGCGCTATCGCCAGCGCTACGCGGACCTCGCGGTGCACCCCGAGGTCCGCCGCACGTTCGTGGCGCGCGCGCGGATGATCGCCGCGATCCGCCAGTACCTCGACGGGCTGGGCTACCTCGAGGTGGAGACGCCGGTGCTGCAGCCGCTGTACGGCGGCGCGGCAGCGCGGCCGTTCACGACGCACCACAACGCGCTCGACATGCCGCTGTTCCTGCGCATCGCCGACGAGCTGTATCTCAAGCGGCTGATCGTGGGCGGCTTCGACCGCGTGTACGAGATCGGGCACGACTTCCGGAACGAGGGGATCGACCGCACGCACAACCCCGAGTTCACGATGCTCGAGTTCTACGAGGCATACGCGGACTACGGCGTGATGATGGACCGCGTGGAGCGGCTCATCGCCGCGGCGGCGGCCGCCGTGCGCGCGGTGCCGGGTTTCGCGGAGCGCGTGCCGGAGCTGGTGCCCCCATTCCCGCGCATCCAGTGGGTGGCGGCGCTCAACGAGGCGTTCAAGGGCGACGTGATGGCGCTCGACGACGAGGCGCTCCGGAACGCGGCGAAGCGCATCGGGGTTGAAAGGGTGGAGACGCTGAGCCGCCCGAAGGTGCTCGACGAGATGTTCCAGGCGCTCGTCGAGCGTCACATCGATCGACCGACGTTCGTGCTCGACTATCCGGTGGAGCTCTCGCCGCTCGCGAAGCCGAAGCGCGGCAACCCCGCGCTGACGGAGCGGTTCGAGCTGTTCGCCGGCGGGCGCGAGCTGGCCAACGCCTTCAGTGAGCTGAACGACCCGATCGACCAGCGCCGGCGCTTCGAGGCGCAAGCGCGGCTCAAGGCGGCGGGTGACGAGGAGGCGGTGGGGGTGGACGAGGATTACCTGCGCGCCATGGAGTACGGCATGCCGCCGACCGGCGGCGTCGGCATCGGCGTCGACCGGTTGTTCATGTACCTCACGGACACGGCGCACATCCGCGACGCGATCCTGTTCCCGCTCATGCGGCCGGAGTGACGTGACGACGACGACCGCGCCCGTCCCGGTGAAGACTCCGCGCCCGCCGCGGCCCAGCCGCGTGCGCCTAACGCGGCTGGAGCTCGCGATCGCGTGGCGCTACCTGCGCAGCCGGCGCGGGTCGCGGCTGCTGTCGCTCATCAGCATCATCGCGATCGGGGGCGTGGTGGTCGGCGTGAGCGCGCTCATTCTCATCATGGGCGTGATGAACGGGCTGCAGCGGGATCTGCGCGACAAGATCCTCGTCGGCAGCCCGGACATCCGGGTGATGACGTACGGCGACAACCTGATGATGGACAACTGGCGCCCGACGCTCGACCGCGTGCGCCGGTTCTCGGGCATCACCGCCGCCGCGCCGGTCGTCCTCACGCAGGGGCTCGTGCGCAAGGAAGGCGCGCTGTTCACGACGGGCGCGCAGGTCGTCGGCATCGACCCGGCGGGGCCGGGCGTGCCGGACGTGACGGAGATCCGCCGCCACGCGATCCTCGGCGACTTCCGGTTCTCCAGCTCCGACAAGCAGCACCGCGGCGTCGTGCTCGGGAAGAAGCTCTCCGAGCAGCTGAACGCGTGGCCGGGCGAGCGCATCGTCGTCGTGACGTCGGCGGGCGGCGCGCTGAACCCGGTGACGGGGATGCCGACGCCGGTGTTCGAGCAGTTCGAAGTGACGGGCATCTTCGAGACCGGCATGTACGAGTACGACAACACGTACATGTACGTCGCGCTCGACAAGGCGCAGCGGCTCGCGGGGCTGGGCCAGAGCGTGACGGCGATCGAGGCGCGCACGACGGACCGGTGGCAGGCGACGCACACGGCGACGGCGCTGCAGGACTCGCTCGGCTTCCCCTATCTCGTGCGCGACTGGCAGGAGCAGAACGCATCGCTTTTCAGCGCGCTCAAGCTCGAGAAGCTGGGGATGAGCTTCATCCTGCTGCTCATCGTCATCGTGGCGGCGTTCAACATCGTGAGCACGCTGACGATGGTGGTGACGGACAAGACGCGCGAGATCGGCATCCTGAAGGCGATGGGACTGCCGGCGCGCTCGGTGCGTCGCATCTTCTTCCTGCAGGGGCTCGTGATCGGCGTCGCGGGCACCGGCGCCGGCGTGCTGCTCGGCCTCGGGGCGTCGGTCGCGCTCGGGACGTACAAGTTCATCAAGCTCGACCCGGCGGTGTACTTCATCGACCATCTGCCGGTCGCGACGCAGGCGTCCGACGTGCTGCTCACCGTGGCGGCGAGCGTCCTCATCGCCGCCGTGGCGACGTTATACCCGGCGACGCAGGCGGCGCGGCTGTACCCGATCGAGGCGATCCGCCATGAATGAGCGACGTCGCGCGCGACGCTCCGACGGGGGCGAGCGATGACGGTGCTCGAGGCGGTCGACGTCGTGAAGCAGTTCCGCGGCGGCGACGGCGCGACGCTGCGCGTGCTCGACGGCGTGAACCTCGCCGTCGCGCGCGGCGAGATGGTGGCGA
This DNA window, taken from Gemmatirosa kalamazoonensis, encodes the following:
- the lysS gene encoding lysine--tRNA ligase — its product is MSVDESVERPNGPEEGGEELSQLLRARREKLAALQERGIEPFAYSFERTHTSADAITAFEALERGGAADGAAVEGPTARLAGRLTAWRSQGKTAFAHLGDADGRVQLYFRRDVLGDDAFAMLQQLVDIGDVVGVEGPMFRTRAGEATLRAERVQLLAKSLRPLPFAKEQIVDGQVVRYSGFKDPEQRYRQRYADLAVHPEVRRTFVARARMIAAIRQYLDGLGYLEVETPVLQPLYGGAAARPFTTHHNALDMPLFLRIADELYLKRLIVGGFDRVYEIGHDFRNEGIDRTHNPEFTMLEFYEAYADYGVMMDRVERLIAAAAAAVRAVPGFAERVPELVPPFPRIQWVAALNEAFKGDVMALDDEALRNAAKRIGVERVETLSRPKVLDEMFQALVERHIDRPTFVLDYPVELSPLAKPKRGNPALTERFELFAGGRELANAFSELNDPIDQRRRFEAQARLKAAGDEEAVGVDEDYLRAMEYGMPPTGGVGIGVDRLFMYLTDTAHIRDAILFPLMRPE
- a CDS encoding ABC transporter permease yields the protein MTTTTAPVPVKTPRPPRPSRVRLTRLELAIAWRYLRSRRGSRLLSLISIIAIGGVVVGVSALILIMGVMNGLQRDLRDKILVGSPDIRVMTYGDNLMMDNWRPTLDRVRRFSGITAAAPVVLTQGLVRKEGALFTTGAQVVGIDPAGPGVPDVTEIRRHAILGDFRFSSSDKQHRGVVLGKKLSEQLNAWPGERIVVVTSAGGALNPVTGMPTPVFEQFEVTGIFETGMYEYDNTYMYVALDKAQRLAGLGQSVTAIEARTTDRWQATHTATALQDSLGFPYLVRDWQEQNASLFSALKLEKLGMSFILLLIVIVAAFNIVSTLTMVVTDKTREIGILKAMGLPARSVRRIFFLQGLVIGVAGTGAGVLLGLGASVALGTYKFIKLDPAVYFIDHLPVATQASDVLLTVAASVLIAAVATLYPATQAARLYPIEAIRHE
- the prfB gene encoding peptide chain release factor 2 (programmed frameshift), coding for MIDNERGRQLEQQSERVSELRRYLDVDSRRERLERLDAQMSEPGFWDNQERAQDVVKQVRDLRGWLEPYDALAKRVEGAVELRDLLAMEPDADMAAELGREIDGIDEELAAFELRSLMQGADDFRDAQLEISAGAGGTEAQDWAQMLMRMYTRWAERKGFEVEVLDLSEGEEAGIKGAVLEIRGQYAFGFLRAETGVHRLVRISPFDANARRHTSFASVFVYPVVNEEINIEIRDEDIKMDVFRASGAGGQHVNKTSSAVRLTHIPSGVVVASQQERSQFKNKATAMKMLKNKLYNIELEKQLAAKAALDSTKSDVSFGNQARSYVFQPYTMVNDHRTELKIPDVQKVMDGGIDPFIEAYLKEFGAGAGAARSS
- a CDS encoding zinc-ribbon domain-containing protein — protein: MNVTCPDCQSVFRVDPTKVPVGGVRARCSVCGGVIAVGVTRATPPRPAAAIAEQTAPRVPQTAVSEPHAADAQQAPVQPPSAAPAPAEAPRRAPTPAAPTPAVPTPAAPRPAVEPPAAPRDTLWRSPDAVPAARFGAGAPSATPVAPREHDQPRVQRTPTPTASIPATPSPSPAASAGPAIRRPVNPYLSTDPGQKARRLARALVSDLVAYHPQRREEGLRTGALKQLFREEIKKSYEEYVEQVGTELAESTPYFRDALNDVLAGGRKVF